The genomic window GACGTTTTGCTTCATCCATTTTTCTAAATGTGATTGATATCCTATGACAAATGAAGGGAGGGAAAGGAAGCAAATTATATatccataaaataaacaaatgaacaACTCAAGAAGATCTAAAAGTTGTTACATCAAATAAGCAATAATAAGATCTCAAAAAGATTCAATGGCTACCTCTTTGTAGGAACTGATGGCACACAATGCTTAGCCACATCGGCTCCATTTCCATTTAAGACAAGAACagatctggaaaaaaaaatgactaagaTTTTGGTTCCAAGACAACAAATGTGGAGTATAAGCAAATACCAGGATGATAATTACAAGATCATGCACAAGATAttatgaggaaaaagaaaagaaagagcaaaATTGATATGCATGTAAGGAATTCACATAAAGGATTGCATGTTAAGACTTACCCCACAGGAAGAGGGATAGCAATTGGACCATCAAAGTCACCTGCACCCACAACCTTTAAGTTTGATCCAAATAGTATATTGCACTGGCTAAGAAAAGACACAGTACAGAAAGGTCGAACAAAATCATGGCTGTCAATATGAGGTGGTATACAGTCCCATTCTTCATAAATGTTAACAATACAACTGTCGGGCACACAAGTCGGAGGGATAACATGCCATTGGACCAGCCTTCTAATGATCACTTTAAAAAGGTCAGGTATAGGATCTACCATTTCATCCTGGAGGATGCCTGGCGGATTACCATTTTTATCCTGCCACCATAATGTACTTCAAGTTTTAACATTTGTGCAATGCTTagcattaaaaaatttgaatcgcTATAAATCAGAATGTTGATGATATGTAGCAAAGGGATCGGAACTTACAATTGTGTAATTGTAACAACAACCAAACTGGAGGGTCACCCGCCCTTTGCCCCTCATCCACTTTTGTGGAGCTGAATATGTGCGCTCTGCAAGAAAACATCAGAACAATGATATGTcaaataatttaacattttcCAGCATATATTTTACAGATATCAACTCACAAATTGATGTAAAGGGAAgcttttagatttaaattcatACCTCTACTGATGAAAGCACATTTAACAAATCAGTAGACTCGATGTGAAAAACAGCTAAAGCACTATTTACATTCAGTGAATGTATTATGGACTCACTCACATCCATGCCATTGGAAGTGGAatataaaattccaaaaaaaattactaatcaACACTGAAGGTGAGTTTTGAAAGCAGTCTGCAAATCATCATGGGTATCAAGTTGACAGtacaaaaaaaatgtcaatgaCAAAGCTTGACCAACTTATCTCAAGCAGTGGACCATAATACATTCTCATATAGGTGATACAGAATAAGTTGAGATCTGCATTCATTAATTCCAACGTTTTATTCTTTCAGAAATAGGACAGTCTATTGTTTTAGGTATTTATGAAACAATCTTAAATTTATTGGCATATGAAGCTATGAAGCACAAAAGGCAAGACTTGTGACCAACATGGAACCCTAAACGGCAAAAAACAGAGAATGTTAAACATTTCCACTTGAGAACATATACCCACAACCAAGAGTGGCTTTTAGAATTCTGTATTATGTTAATGAAAGAGTGAGATATTGTATATCaagggtttttattattttttattttttattacactagaTGCTTTTAGGCAGTCAGTATCTATTAGTCAATTGTCACCATGGAACATGTAGAATGTTATATTTAGTGCCTGTATGCTATATTGATCTTTGTTGGTGACGGGAAAAACAAGCAATATTAGTTTTaactttgcttttaaaaatgcATATTATCAAGAATAGCATAAATACGAGACTACATGCATTCTAGGAAGCTCAGCTCCTCTAACACACCAAACCAGTATGCAATGCATTTAAGCACAAAATATAACCtagcaaagagaaaataattcTGATTGACCAACTTATCCTCTTATAAGTAAAAAGCTCATTAACAGATCAAATCGAATAACATGCGAAAACAACGATTTATGAAACCAACCTTTCAACTCTCcctttttccctttctcttgAAATGCATAAACATAATCAACAATCCTCTTCTGCTCCGCAGCACTGAAAATACCCGTGTGAAGCTCCAGGCCCTGGAGAATATTAGTAAGCTTTCCATTAATCTTCTCAAAACACATAAAGTCTTTCTTCCTCTTCACATTCATAAACCGAATGTATTCCCTTTGCTCCCTTGGTAATGTAGTAGGCTTCCCAACAACCTTTGTTATCCTCAACCCACCAGTTGAATCATTCACATTAACCATCCGTGCATTCAACTCCTGCTGTTCTTGTTCCTCCTCTTCCACAAGTTCATCTTCCTGAGCCATATCAGCCCAAGACATCCCCGAGCGCCATTCACTATGAACTCCACTACTGGAGGCCTCTGAAACAGGTGGCTCAGACCACCCATTTATCCCGTCTTTCCAACTACCTAACGAATTCGTGTCATCATCCTCTTTCAAACTTCCCACAGAATTATCATTACAATTACCATCAGAACCACAATTCCCGTTTGACGATTCCACATTAATATTCAAAGTCGGCAAATCCCCACTCTTATCTTCTCCTTGGAGTTCTACAATAATTACCAAACATGCCAAAACCCAAACTCTCAAAATCATttaacagtaacaattcaaacaTTAACCCTTAACTTCAACAAAAATTAGCACAAATAACAGTAACACAAATAAATACTagttctcaaaaaaaaaaaaaacctagctttTCAGGAATAATCAAACTAAGTGAtggtatatttatttaaaaaaaaaataaaaattggtatCAAGGTAATAAACAAGAACGAGAAAGGTTAATTcgggaagaaaaaaattgtggaAACCTGAGAGAGAGCGAATGCGATCGGAGAGAGTTTTGGAGCAGTTATGACAGAGATCCCGAGAGAGGTATGGGAGCCACGTGGAAAGAAACTCCGATGCGATATTAAGATCGGAAGGTTGATATTGAACGAGGAACGGGTCATCTTTATCGGATTTATTGAGTTCGGTCATGGCTGCCTGAGATAGTCACTCTGGGAGGGGGAAAAAATAGAGAggcaagagagagagataacTCGAAGCACGAGGTTTGTGTGGGTAGTGATAAAAGGAGTGTGCGTGTATGGTGGGTAGTTATGTGAAATTGGGTGTTTATTTGGGGCATTTTTTGAAATGTGGATGTTGGTGAGGGTGTGTTAtcgaattattattattttttattttttatttttattaatgaaggTGTACGGactaatttatatgtatttcgACTAATTTTATAagccttgaagttaacaatcatgtaaaccTTCAATGATTTTGAGATTTATGAAACTCAAACTGAtaatctctaaaaaaattattattattattattattaataccaGTAAAGAGATCACAAAATAATCTAAttcatatgataaaaataaattaatttggatttgaAATTACAATAAGAAGATGTCctaaacttgaaaaaagaaatgttttgagtttataataaGATGTGATAagactttattatatttttctaattgttataaaaaaaaacatatattatattgtttctcaaaaatattattagtaaaatatccataaaattCTTATGCCTATATATTTCTTATCCATAATATTGTTTCTAATTCTTATAATAAGATGATAGATCCCTCTCCCCTGAAATTCTtttgcctatatatatatattttttatctcttgaaaaaaaaaaccaaagcattTTAGAGATAGAAAACATTTAGGTGTTCCCTGTCGGTTCTTTTCTTtcggtttcttttttttcactattattaacaaaaacaaaaggtaaaacaTGGCATTAAGACAGTTCAAAACTAGATCAAttagaattgaaaagaaaatccaaaagaaatcaaacaaaaaagggTTTTGGAAAACCCTAGATGCCGTAGATAATCTCTTTATTATCAAGAGAGAACaatctctttattatttatcaaatacCAACGCtctcttgaaaaataaactaacaaTCCTATTTATACTACATCTATACCTAAACCCTAATCTTTTTAGAGTTAATATAGAAttcaattatcattattattcccaaacaaaataagaaaagaatataaataactagaaaaatatttatttttctaaaaaacccaCGTGTCGGTCTTCTcgaattgaaattgtttttgtctTGATCTTGTAGATATCCAATCAACAGCTACTAAGAGACTGGACACTAATTGTTTTAATAACAACAATTGACACCCTTTCCCATTTGTagattaagagtgtgtttgtttcTTAGATAACTTTTGTagttgtaatttgaaaaaagtaTGGTTAGCtatggttagttggatttagacatgtgtttgataaaaattatggttgaagtttatgtgtagcaaaaaaacatgtataattaGTTGTGTTTGGAAGTATGGttacggttgcttttcaaagtgctttttacttggaaatgtattaaaataatatttttttatttaaaaaaaatatttttgatttcagcgcatcaaaataatctgaaaacactaaaaaataataatttgaagcaaagaaaaaataaaaaaaaaatttataaaagcgcttttgaaatgcaaaaacaaacagggttttacgaaactcagttaaaaaaacatgtaaaaattgcTTCACAAAAACTGCATttcaaactgaattttttagtGGGTCTCACAGTATAAAACGCAATTTGGTTTGTTACCAAACACCTTGCTGTGTTTGTTGCGCCGCAAACGCAAAAGCAGGTGTAAAACAAACGCAGCCTAAATGTAAGAGATGGTGGCTTTATTAAAGATTCCAAACttcttatatcttttttaaaagtattgtgCATATGTTGAACATTCTTCAAGGCATACAAAATGAAAACGAAAGCTTAAAAAGGTCATAGAAGGATGTGGTCATAGATAATGAGTTTTAGAGGAAATGTTTAGTGGATGTTATTCTTTTTAGTGATATTGAATCTCCCTTTAACAACATTAGAgccttataaaatataaagaatactttgaaagaaaataaggaaagaacTTTGGCATTggttattgaaataattattctCCAGTCCTTTAGTAGCTATGACCTTAATGAATCAAAAGGAATCTTGATTAGATTCGTACCACAATATCGATGCAATaatgattttctaaaaatttacaACTAAccattcaataaatttaaaataatatttataattttgtggTTACTTTTAACTATTAATTAAACTCACATTTCCTCAATTAACACttcatattacaaaaaaattaatcaaatccaattctcctaaatttttaatcttaaGTCAGCAACTTGgcaaataatgaaaacaattttttttttcaattttatttcatttacatCGAATTCATTTATTATCAACACAATTTCATcctaatttctttttgttcaatTAACATTCTCAAACCAAGATAACCCTTATCCAACCTAATTAAACAACATTATTCATAACTTATTCATCAATGATGTTTAAAGTCACAACCATAACAATAAAcacttgataaataaaaaaaatataatgcattatAATAATCGATAACAAATATCTTAAttacaaaatgatattttgCATCTAAAATCAATTCATATCCTTTTTAATCTGAATCgtcttcatctttatttttgacatcttCATGTCCATCATTATCTTCTTGTTAaactgaagttttttttatctcttcatCCACTTCTATATGTCCATTAGTACCTAATATATACTTTAACTCATCAACATCAATATGAATATAAGTATTCTCAgtgacatgaaaatttgaattttcttctaactCGGTAGGCGGAGTAGCTCGATATAGATCAATTAACTCATCAAGTTAAAATACATCTTCTCCCCTGGTCACATCATCATTGCCATCTTTAACAATTTGTACATGACTCCtaagtttaattttcataatgaataaccaatcaactTTATTACGAtcctttttaatattagaagTGTTTATGCAATACACTTATTAGCATTATTTGGcaaatatgaaaaacattattaatgttGCTAAGTTTagctcttttattaattttaaccaaatcatGATGATGATTTAATCTAATTCCTTTACCTTTATCGACAATATAACAATAGTATTTGAATCAAAAGATTGTATTTTGCGCCCTataatattgcaattcaatcacATCTTCTAACTTGCCATAATAATCAACTTTAAACTCATTGAAAGTTGATCACTTAACATAAACCCTACTATTATAGATATTTCTACCATCTTCATATTATTCAGAATGATAGACATATCTATTGATGAAATATCTGTTATAACATTAGACCTTTCTTTTAGGACCCAAATATAGTAACTTTAAACTTTCAGCTTTGTCTTCCATGTTGTACATTTAGTTAAAGATAACAACCATTAactatcaacaaaaaaaaattaagtaaatatatcataattagAGTTATAAATTATTACATACTTACTTATGTTTGAAACCATGTGATGAATTGTTCATCTtatgattgaaaaaattaagcttCTATAAGATATggatttgaaataaaagaaattgatgatGTCGCCTATAAGAAAGAATTTAGAATAAGTGAAAATACAAGAGGAAATAATTTAAGactgtaaaattataaaattaacttacTAAACAAAATATCTTAATTCATCGCGgttaaataacacataaatattgataaatcCTCATTAAAAGACATTTCACCACCATCATTATATCTTATAATGcgattaattattgttttcatatgaggctcaaaataatatgagataaatgttgaaatatttttaataatataagccTCACATATTAAAGCCTCAATAGATgccttatttttaacattttgctttaaggttgaacaagtatTTGCATGaaagtaaatataaattaaatgattgaatttttataaaaacacactAGACACTTAGGATGTATGTAATACTTAACTTTTTGAATGGATACATCTATTTGTACTGAACATGGCCTCTAACTTTTTCTTCGTACACTAAATGTATAGGCAAATGCTCTATTGAGTTGAAGAAGAATAGAGGGAAAATCATTTTAAGTTTGCATATTATATCAATGATATTCATTTTAAGCTGCTTCAGGTATTGGAAATACAACTTGTTAAAGTAAACttctctaaaaaaatgattaatctcTGTAAATGTATCTAATATCTCTTTTAGCAATAAATCTCTATAAACAAATGAAATGAGTGTTTGTATAAACACATGGAATCTTAATTCTATacattctatattttttaaaatttaccaaTTTAGTCATGTTTGAAGTATATCCATTAGAAAATACAGACTCTtaagtcattaaaaaattatgctttttTACTTTAGGAAAATATGGCTTTGGACTTTGCAACATGTACCCCATCATTAAGTAGATTTATATTTTGACGATCATAAAAAAATGCTATATCCATATAGATATAATTTTGAGCACCCGGAATTAAACAAGCATACgtgtataaatatttgattttattaaaatatatgactTGATAccactatttaaaatatttttacaaaaaaaagtcaatcaTTTGATTCTTCCCTTGAATTTGATATGTggtgacttgatttatttatgaaatcaagCTAAGATTTAAGTTTTGCAAGAACATaaatttaaacttgaattaCAAAGTAAGATttaatactttgaaaagtacctttaatttatctttaaaatgcTATTAAAGAACTCTTATAAGGCATTAGGcttgattcaataaaattttattctttgtagacttcaaatgtagataaaaaaaagcttgagagcttttttatttaaagagtttgtcttgaagaaaaatttatatctccaagaattatttattttttctttatctagGGTTAGGCTGTCTATTTATATAGGTTTATAAGGgcttttagatttattttgtcattatcacatattattttaatagttaatttttatttatgagatctggtaaatttaaagatattttaaatagtttttatcgATAATTACTTCAGATTTTTCCGATGGAATATTTATGTTGCTATTCTAGTTGGAAATGTCTAACGATGTCGCTAAATATTCCATAGCTATATgacaattttcaaataataaaagcGAATCTCGAGGTAAGAACCCCAATCATGCCACTAAGATAGCATCAaaagatgatttgttttttctctaaaaagtAGGGCTAGTGAAGTTGTTTTTGACTTAATCATCATGTGAACTCTActatgtatattttaattaacattagTTGTCAtctgatttttaattaatgttaattaatattaataagttgttatataattttatagtatagaattgatataaaaacttaaaaatattagtatatataaaaaaatgatttatatataataatatcattgattttatttatatatttgctttttatttatttttagcacaatataataataaataaagcaataaaTGGACTTAGACAATGTCCCAAGTCCACTCCTTGCATTTTGGGTTTACGAGTATATTAATCTATTAGAATTTGTTGTCATTGCTTTCTCTCCAAGAATTAGTGGGTGTTTGTTATTGTggttgcgggtgaggttcacccgtaACCACAACTTTTAGTgtttggtaaaattaaaagagcagtttttttgttatgggaCCCACTGATAACTGTGGTGTGCCACAGGTTtttgagaagcagcattttgctgcttctcgtcTAGACATCAACAccaacagtggagcatggctccactgtaacgtgaacagtattttttttttaaaatttcaaaaaacgcATTGTtcacatgaaatttttttaaaaaaaaaatcagtgtaattaattgatttcactcgcactattcacgtgaacatgaacaatatttttttttgtttgttaaaaaaaatagtttaaggtgaattaaatttactcgtattgtaatctcaattttattcctgataatattttacctaattttattgcacgctcaaaaaatcatgaaaactatcgttcttgtcgaatgaattttgtacgtaatgaaattgtaaattttttttaaaaaaattgagttttaactcgaaaaactagtatttaatattatttataacactacataaattagaaggatatcgcatgataACATAgcatttgtgaaatttgatcacaattccaattatgttcttgccgggtccgacccagttaaaaaaattcagtttttatttttattttaattgtgttttattcaaaaaattagaaggatatcgtttgatgacgtaacaaaaaattcagttttgtTGTTGcatgcttaagaaaccatgaaaaatatagtcattgttggatagattttgtatgtgatgacattgcatatagtttaatggaataataaaaaatatttgatatcaatattatttatttcatgatgtaataatagtagttaaatcttcaatatttaaattaaaaatattttttaattattttataacctcaatttgaaaagcatttttttaaccaaacacattaaattactttttgttcaacctcaatttcaaccacagttttaaccaaacacctattttttcaaaccaacctcaactaaaagtactttttataaaacaacttttttcaaaccacaaccacaacagcaaccgcaataccaaacacactcttagagTTGACTTTTATTAGTATAAATTCAAGACGTGTTGCTATAACAATATATATGTCTTAGTAATCTTCTTGTTTGAAGCGCAAAGGTCCTTCAAGCATAGTCTCTGGAGTTTTCGTTCCTtgaatcttaatttttcttgttccaGCTCTAATTAATTCTGTTGattttctgcttcttcttccctcCCGCTAAACCTTAATTGTGTTAGGGGCAGAGATGGCTCTTTCCTTAAGACGTTATGCGTGGCCATCCTACCACAACTTAGATGATTTAAATTGCATTTTAAGAGAGAggtgagatttttttatcttttacttGAATCTATCATATTTGaactaaatattttcttgtgCAATTCTTAACGTTTATGGTTAGATGAGCTCATGGGtttcttttttgtgattttgcagAAGCCAAAAGGAACGAGAGATGTCAATAGCAATGGAAACCATGACAGGAGATCCTTTGCCTGAAGATGTGATCATTGAGATTTTATCACGTTTGCCAGTGAAAAATCTACTGCAGTTCAAGTGTGTGTGCAAATCATGGCACGCTATTATCACAAGCCCTAAATTGATATCCAAGCATCTGAGAAATTACTATGACAAAAATGACAGTGACTGTCTCCTAGCTCAGTACCGCGTAACCCAAGCGGGTGAAATTGCTTCGTTTGAGTTGTTGGTAGATGAAACACCAACAAGAGCTTTATCGTATGGATTACTGGATCGCATGCCCTTTCAGAGTCCATATATCTATGGTCCTTGTGACGGAATATTTTACTTGTACGGGCATTTTTATGACTTTCATGCTCTGTGGAACCCCGCAATTAATGAATTGAAAACTTTACCTCCGATACCCAATCCTCCATTCAGTTTTTCTTATAGCCCTCTGTGGAATGCGTATGGTTTTCGATTACATCCAGTAACTAAGGATTGCGAGGTGATTGTCATGAGAGAGTATTGGAGAGAAGAAGAGGGAGCATGGGAAGACAGGTATCCCTTAAGTGTATTCGTCTACACGTTAAGCAGTGATTCTTGGAGATACTGGGGGGATTTGTCACGTTATTATCATTTACGTAATAACAAATGCTACATTTGTGTGGAAGGAGTATTCTACTGGCTGGGATCATATGGAGCATGCGGAGATCCCGAAGTGGTCATTAATTTTGACATGGCTACGAACGTGTGCCAAGAGATACAGCTACCAGATTATGACAAGTCGATAAACTCTGAGAGTCTTGCAGTGTACAATGACTCCATCGCTCTCCTCGTCGTTCAAGAGAGCGTTCTTCATGTATGGACATTGGACGAGAGGTGTTGGACCAAGAAATTTGTTGTCGGGCCTCTTTTGGGAGTTCAGTATCCTGTTGGGCATTGGCAGAATAATACGATAATCTTGATATCCGACTCTTATGAATTACTCTTATGTGATCCCAGAACCCAGGAAATGAGTGGTCTTGGATTTGAGGGGGGAACAATACGGTGCGAAGGAATTTTTGCTTACAAGGAGAGCCTAGTTCCAGTGAAGAATGGACATGAGGAAGCTGAGACAATATCTGATTGTCGAATCATTTGTTCACCACCTTTCAATCGTAACGTCGCAAGCAATGAGAAGTCTTTTCTCATGGATCCAGATTACGAAGAGGctctaaaattatttgattaatgttGTATGTATTGTGctatcataaataattaaatcctTTCACCTCTTctgaaaatgtattttaattctttcttaTTGTCCAtcttttctagaaaataaaaaaaaaaatttgacttaAGGGAGCCAAAAGGTAGGGTTACACGCAAGGAAGTTAGTTTTATCCAAATATAATGGAGCAATATGCTCTTCTCTGTGCTtgtctaataataataataaaagaatgcaTGCTATATATGTTGTTGTTGATTGTTTGGGAAATGTTCTTACTTGTGTTGATCGATCTGAGATTTATAGTGTTATGATTTTTTGAACGAGCTGCTTCAGATCGATTGGGTGTTACCTGCTACATCTTTCACCCAATTAATTTACGAGATGCCTACTATCTACTTAGTAATTGTCCTAAAAAATCCTCATCACTTGCTgtcagaatttttatttatttcctgtATTACCTGTTAAttcgatatatttttatttttagatgaaaagcaacttgaaatagaaaaataaacatcCTCTAAAGCTTTGATAATAATCTcctcaatattaataaaaatatcatataaatataaaaataagggtTATCAATAGTGGTCAGCTTAAGCCACACGCAATATTAAAaagagtgtttttttcttctctccttaattcttctaaaatttaaatgttttactTTTCAAATGCGGGGTTTAAACTATGCTAAAGTATGGGGTTGGCTTGGTAAATTGTGGCTAAGATATAAGAATATGAACTAAGTgtgaatattaatttgaaattttggtaTATATggagattta from Populus trichocarpa isolate Nisqually-1 chromosome 5, P.trichocarpa_v4.1, whole genome shotgun sequence includes these protein-coding regions:
- the LOC18099202 gene encoding RNA demethylase ALKBH9B, which codes for MTELNKSDKDDPFLVQYQPSDLNIASEFLSTWLPYLSRDLCHNCSKTLSDRIRSLSELQGEDKSGDLPTLNINVESSNGNCGSDGNCNDNSVGSLKEDDDTNSLGSWKDGINGWSEPPVSEASSSGVHSEWRSGMSWADMAQEDELVEEEEQEQQELNARMVNVNDSTGGLRITKVVGKPTTLPREQREYIRFMNVKRKKDFMCFEKINGKLTNILQGLELHTGIFSAAEQKRIVDYVYAFQEKGKKGELKERTYSAPQKWMRGKGRVTLQFGCCYNYTIDKNGNPPGILQDEMVDPIPDLFKVIIRRLVQWHVIPPTCVPDSCIVNIYEEWDCIPPHIDSHDFVRPFCTVSFLSQCNILFGSNLKVVGAGDFDGPIAIPLPVGSVLVLNGNGADVAKHCVPSVPTKRISITFRKMDEAKRPIGFVPEPDLQGIQPLSYELDKTRKLNSPKSEPYVKRRPYGKEGQVEGRRYPEDGSQSESRYSSRNRWPAANQWRTKGNMGRADG
- the LOC7468878 gene encoding probable F-box protein At1g14315; the protein is MALSLRRYAWPSYHNLDDLNCILRERSQKEREMSIAMETMTGDPLPEDVIIEILSRLPVKNLLQFKCVCKSWHAIITSPKLISKHLRNYYDKNDSDCLLAQYRVTQAGEIASFELLVDETPTRALSYGLLDRMPFQSPYIYGPCDGIFYLYGHFYDFHALWNPAINELKTLPPIPNPPFSFSYSPLWNAYGFRLHPVTKDCEVIVMREYWREEEGAWEDRYPLSVFVYTLSSDSWRYWGDLSRYYHLRNNKCYICVEGVFYWLGSYGACGDPEVVINFDMATNVCQEIQLPDYDKSINSESLAVYNDSIALLVVQESVLHVWTLDERCWTKKFVVGPLLGVQYPVGHWQNNTIILISDSYELLLCDPRTQEMSGLGFEGGTIRCEGIFAYKESLVPVKNGHEEAETISDCRIICSPPFNRNVASNEKSFLMDPDYEEALKLFD